The Drosophila biarmipes strain raj3 chromosome 2L, RU_DBia_V1.1, whole genome shotgun sequence genome has a window encoding:
- the LOC108029231 gene encoding translocator protein, producing MADRPCAGNLLRIAGAVILPNLGGIYNGRLTRQHLQSWYANLKFPSFKPPNAVFAPMWISLYAGMGYGSYLVWRDGGGFSGEAARLPLIAYGTQLALNWAWTPIFFGQHNIKGALIDIVALTATAGACGVLFYRVNKTAGLLFVPYLAWLGFATALNYAIWKLNPEEKKPQEEEKPSGSGHAKAN from the exons ATGGCTGATCGTCCGTGTGCTGGGAACCTGCTGCGCATCGCCGGAGCCGTGATCCTGCCCAACCTGGGTGGCATCTACAACGGGCGGCTGACCAGGCAGCACCTGCAGAGCTGGTACGCGAACCTGAAGTTCCCGTCCTTCAAGCCGCCCAACGCGGTCTTCGCCCCCATGTGGATCTCCCTGTACGCGGGCATGGGCTACGGGTCCTACCTGGTGTGGCGGGATGGCGGCGGATTCTCCGGCGAGGCGGCCAGGCTGCCCCTCATCGCCTACGGCACCCAGCTGGCCCTCAACTGGGCCTGGACGCCCATCTTCTTCGGGCAGCACAACATCAAGGGC GCGCTCATTGACATAGTCGCACTTACGGCCACGGCTGGGGCCTGTGGAGTGCTGTTCTACAGGGTCAACAAGACCGCCGGGCTGCTCTTCGTGCCCTACCTGGCCTGGCTGGGATTCGCCACGGCCCTCAACTACGCCATCTGGAAGCTGAATCCCGAGGAGAAGAAGCcgcaggaggaggagaagcCCTCTGGCAGCGGCCACGCCAAGGCCAACTAG
- the LOC108029199 gene encoding uncharacterized protein LOC108029199 — translation MLLRRCVLFPFPAVRLVRRRLHRQHDHIVLHPEVRRALQLQKPVVALESTIITHGMPMPENVLTALAVEEQVRQNGAIPATIGILDGRIKVGLTREELTTLAKKPREQVIKCSRRDLPFVVSRRQSGGTTVAATMIIAHRVGIRVFATGGIGGVHRDGHETLDVSADLTELGRTPVAVVCSGVKSILDIPRTLEYLETQGVCVASFDSPGGVFPDFYTRDSGCTVPYNLNSAQEAAELLRSWRELKMESGLLIGVPIPEEFAADKSKIEEAIQEATVQAKEQGISGKEVTPFLLAAIAKITEGKSLKSNIALIKNNAKVAAQIAASLCEVSTKMDNPSQKPIDRKPLVVGASILDLSFTVDDQNRDMKLDGATYSAVAKQAAGGVGRNIAEGIYKLYGDVNLISAVGNDQMGQTLLQLMPRALQRGLILADSHNTSLCSLIFDKFGDCKLILGNMEIHQSITPETLQAHHQLFREAPLIIMDSNISEQAMASILQQAQKYKIPVFFEPTDMFIAGKPFKLLPELTKNIRLIKPNLQELKTITEAITGEPVKWNPDTKLPQAELLHQAKSMIKKIDSHFNCIIATLSDHGVLLSFRRDADNDSRLLLDVSKSSPPHCTRFYAAPMVHNIVNVSGAGDSFCAGFITALLRGCPLDECVAGGFVAAEKALQSESAVPTTYYSNQESFESRYKQTAKIIQQQSI, via the coding sequence ATGTTGCTCCGGAGATGTGTCCTGTTTCCGTTTCCCGCCGTGCGACTGGTGCGTCGGCGTTTGCACCGCCAGCATGACCACATCGTGCTGCACCCGGAGGTGCGGCGGGCACTGCAGCTCCAGAAGCCGGTGGTGGCCCTGGAGTCCACGATCATCACGCACGGGATGCCGATGCCGGAGAACGTCCTGACGGCGCTGGCGGTGGAGGAGCAGGTGCGGCAGAATGGAGCCATTCCCGCTACCATTGGCATTCTGGACGGGCGGATCAAGGTCGGGCTAACGCGCGAGGAGCTAACCACGCTGGCCAAGAAGCCTCGGGAGCAGGTTATCAAGTGCTCCCGGAGAGACCTGCCCTTCGTGGTGTCCAGAAGACAGAGCGGAGGCACCACTGTGGCCGCCACAATGATCATTGCCCATCGGGTGGGCATCCGGGTGTTCGCCACTGGAGGGATCGGCGGCGTCCATCGCGATGGCCACGAGACCCTGGATGTTTCCGCCGATCTCACCGAGCTGGGACGCACTCCGGTGGCCGTGGTGTGCAGCGGCGTCAAATCCATCCTGGACATTCCTCGCACGCTCGAGTACCTGGAGACGCAGGGCGTGTGTGTGGCCAGTTTCGACAGTCCTGGTGGCGTCTTTCCTGATTTCTACACAAGGGACAGTGGCTGCACGGTGCCCTACAACCTCAACAGTGCCCAGGAGGCGGCGGAGCTGTTGCGATCATGGCGAGAACTGAAAATGGAGTCGGGTCTGCTGATTGGTGTCCCTATTCCAGAGGAGTTTGCTGCGGACAAATCCAAAATTGAGGAGGCCATCCAGGAAGCAACTGTCCAAGCCAAAGAGCAGGGGATCTCTGGCAAGGAGGTGACTCCGTTCCTGCTCGCCGCCATAGCCAAGATCACCGAAGGAAAGAGTCTCAAGTCCAACATAGCCCTCATCAAAAACAATGCAAAAGTGGCTGCCCAGATTGCCGCTTCTCTTTGCGAAGTGTCTACAAAAATGGATAATCCAAGCCAGAAACCCATCGACAGGAAACCTCTGGTTGTGGGAGCCTCCATTCTCGATCTCTCCTTTACAGTAGACGACCAGAACCGCGACATGAAGCTGGATGGAGCCACTTACTCCGCCGTGGCTAAGCAGGCAGCAGGAGGAGTGGGTCGGAACATCGCCGAGGGCATTTACAAGCTGTACGGGGATGTAAACCTGATATCCGCCGTGGGCAACGACCAGATGGGACAAACACTCCTCCAGCTGATGCCAAGGGCACTGCAGCGGGGCCTGATCCTGGCAGACAGCCATAACACCTCCTTGTGCTCCCTGATCTTCGATAAATTTGGGGATTGCAAGCTGATCCTGGGAAACATGGAAATCCACCAGAGCATCACACCCGAAACGCTCCAGGCGCACCATCAACTCTTCCGGGAAGCTCCGCTCATAATCATGGACAGCAATATCTCCGAGCAGGCGATGGCCAGCATCCTGCAGCAGGCGCAAAAGTACAAGATTCCCGTCTTTTTCGAGCCCACGGATATGTTCATAGCCGGCAAACCGTTTAAGCTGCTGCCGGAGCTGACCAAGAACATTCGCCTGATCAAACCGAATCTGCAGGAGCTGAAGACGATTACGGAGGCCATCACTGGCGAGCCGGTCAAATGGAACCCCGATACCAAGCTGCCTCAGGCGGAACTCCTGCATCAGGCCAAGTCCATGATCAAAAAAATAGACAGCCACTTCAACTGCATCATTGCCACGCTAAGTGACCACGGGGTGCTCCTCAGCTTTCGACGGGATGCGGACAACGACTCCAGGCTGCTCTTGGACGTAAGCAAATCCTCACCGCCCCACTGTACCCGCTTTTATGCCGCTCCAATGGTTCACAACATTGTCAATGTCTCGGGAGCGGGCGACAGCTTCTGCGCGGGGTTCATCACCGCCCTGCTGCGAGGCTGCCCCCTGGACGAGTGCGTAGCCGGGGGATTTGTGGCCGCTGAAAAGGCCCTGCAATCCGAGTCGGCTGTGCCCACTACATACTACTCAAATCAGGAATCCTTCGAGAGTCGCTACAAGCAAACTGCCAAGATCATCCAACAGCAAAGCATTTAG
- the LOC108029232 gene encoding uncharacterized protein LOC108029232, whose product MNVEKLKRLQAQVRIGGKGTPRRKKKVMHQTAATDDKKLQSSLKKLSVSTIPGIEEVNIIKDDLTVIHFNNPKAQASLSANTFAVTGHGETRKVVEMLPDILPQLGQETVVQLRMYANAINSQKGGAPGEGPLPAEEDDDVPQLVGDFDEVAKVEATAKQPEQAPKDSVENKQKDTAQQQSKKDQKQPQKTAENKPNEKPKEKQDNKKGQAKDTKKNDQQGNKKKPNKNKDQDKGQPAPQANKEKTQAAGTPKQETPRKEAPKQELLKQEAQKQEPPKQEPPKLAAQKQEAPKQVVSKPAAEQKKEQPQPAEQKIETKPVEQTKPIETKPAEKKVEPPKQSEKPAEKPKQVEQPKATEPKVEQPKPTGQQVDQNAQPKPTEQKVEQPRQAEQRIEAKPAEQKPQAQKETPGKAATPPAVQTLAQIVASEPPKQTTPPDKPAGEVATTPKIEEQKESPPPAKLEPTIPPAAPVAAAEPPKSAPKQESPPKSAPKQESPPKSAPKQESPPKSAAKQPSPPKSTQDKPVVTEKPKQKTPPPAKQVTPPAEVPKTPAPEPIKAPSPEAIKTAAPEVSNAQVARAPAKAQDLTADSSKKETPPPAKPVTPPAPVASATPAEAPSPLAPSTPPSTPTSAPPSAAAVTPPSPAAVTPPSPAAVTPPQKQAAAPQAQNAKKQEAGGPKPKQQQPANKPQQAQKQPPGGAAGAGGPGGNKPQQKQPNPNANAKPAVAPKPAQAAGKPAPASPKAAPNQPAQQQGKPAGKASPPKQTGPTGGQQKPAANSPKPTPSPKAGGSPKAASPKAGTPPNPNPSAAPAGPN is encoded by the coding sequence ATGAATGTGGAGAAGCTGAAGCGCCTGCAGGCCCAGGTTCGGATCGGAGGGAAGGGCACTCCCCGGCGGAAGAAGAAGGTCATGCACCAGACGGCGGCCACCGACGACAAGAAGCTGCAGAGCTCCCTCAAGAAGCTGTCGGTGAGCACGATCCCGGGCATCGAGGAGGTCAACATCATCAAGGATGACCTCACGGTGATCCACTTCAACAACCCCAAGGCGCAGGCCTCCCTGTCGGCCAACACCTTCGCCGTCACGGGTCACGGGGAGACCCGGAAGGTGGTGGAAATGCTGCCGGACATCCTGCCCCAGCTGGGCCAGGAGACAGTCGTCCAGCTGCGGATGTACGCTAACGCCATTAACAGCCAGAAGGGCGGTGCACCCGGCGAGGGACCCCTTCCCGCCGAGGAGGACGATGACGTGCCCCAGCTGGTGGGTGACTTCGATGAGGTGGCCAAGGTGGAGGCCACCGCAAAGCAGCCGGAACAGGCGCCAAAGGATTCGgtggaaaacaaacaaaaggaCACGGCACAGCAGCAGTCCAAGAAGGATCAAAAGCAGCCACAGAAGACGGCAGAGAACAAACCCAACGAAAAACCCAAGGAGAAACAGGACAACAAGAAGGGTCAGGCCAAAGACACCAAGAAGAACGATCAGCAGGGCAACAAGAAAAAGCCAAATAAGAACAAGGATCAGGACAAGGGCCAACCAGCTCCTCAGGCTAACAAAGAAAAGACACAAGCTGCGGGGACTCCAAAGCAGGAAACTCCAAGGAAGGAAGCTCCAAAGCAGGAATTATTAAAGCAGGAAGCTCAAAAGCAGGAACCACCAAAGCAGGAACCACCAAAGCTGGCAGCTCAAAAGCAAGAAGCTCCGAAGCAGGTTGTTTCCAAGCCAGCGGCGGAACAAAAGAAGGAGCAGCCCCAACCCGCTGAGCAGAAGATTGAAACCAAGCCGGTGGAGCAAACCAAGCCCATAGAAACCAAACCCGCTGAAAAAAAAGTGGAACCACCTAAACAGTCTGAGAAGCCGGCGGAGAAACCGAAGCAGGTTGAGCAGCCCAAAGCCACAGAACCGAAGGTGGAACAGCCAAAACCAACTGGACAGCAAGTGGATCAGAATGCCCAACCCAAACCCACTGAACAAAAGGTGGAACAGCCAAGGCAGGCGGAGCAAAGGATTGAAGCCAAACCAGCGGAGCAAAAGCCCCAAGCACAGAAGGAGACTCCTGGGAAGGCGGCTACGCCCCCTGCTGTGCAGACTCTCGCCCAGATCGTGGCCTCAGAGCCACCCAAGCAGACAACTCCTCCAGATAAACCAGCCGGCGAGGTGGCAACCACACCTAAAATTGAAGAGCAGAAGGAGTCGCCTCCTCCAGCTAAGTTGGAGCCAACGATTCCCCCAGCTGCACCTGTTGCGGCTGCAGAGCCACCAAAGAGTGCTCCTAAGCAGGAATCACCACCAAAGAGCGCTCCTAAGCAGGAATCACCTCCAAAAAGTGCTCCCAAACAGGAGTCACCTCCAAAGAGTGCTGCCAAACAACCTTCTCCTCCTAAGAGCACCCAGGACAAACCGGTTGTAACAGAAAAACCTAAACAAAAGACTCCTCCACCAGCCAAGCAGGTTACACCACCAGCAGAAGTGCCCAAAACGCCAGCTCCAGAACCTATCAAGGCGCCCTCTCCAGAAGCTATCAAGACGGCCGCTCCAGAAGTTTCCAACGCACAGGTTGCTCGGGCCCCAGCCAAAGCTCAAGATCTGACTGCTGATTCGTCCAAGAAGGAGACACCGCCTCCCGCCAAGCCAGTGACGCCCCCAGCTCCAGTGGCCTCGGCCACTCCTGCAGAGGCGCCATCTCCTCTGGCCCCCTCCACTCCGCCCTCGACTCCCACATCCGCGCCACCTTCTGCGGCAGCTGTGACTCCGCCATCTCCCGCCGCAGTGACCCCGCCGTCGCCTGCTGCAGTCACTCCGCCCCAGAAACAGGCTGCGGCTCCCCAGGCGCAGAATGCCAAGAAGCAGGAGGCGGGAGGACCGAAGccaaagcagcagcaaccagcCAACAAGCCGCAGCAAGCGCAGAAGCAGCCACCgggaggagcagctggagcaggTGGACCAGGGGGAAACAAGCCCCAGCAGAAACAGCCGAATCCCAATGCCAATGCCAAGCCAGCAGTTGCTCCGAAGCCGGCCCAGGCTGCAGGAAAGCCAGCCCCTGCATCCCCGAAAGCAGCTCCCAACCAGCCAGCTCAACAGCAGGGAAAACCAGCGGGCAAGGCCTCTCCTCCCAAGCAAACGGGACCAACTGGAGGACAGCAGAAGCCAGCGGCGAACTCGCCGAAGCCCACGCCCTCTCCAAAGGCAGGTGGCTCCCCGAAAGCCGCCTCCCCCAAGGCCGGAACCcctcccaatcccaatccctcTGCCGCCCCTGCAGGCCCCAATTGA
- the LOC108029134 gene encoding intraflagellar transport protein 140 homolog, translated as MTLYFDTKIEFLDSDAVSTISSWHPSEPLFAVASFSPERGGSVTIFADTGEPQRDVTYPVHASSQATALCWHPEKALLASGWEHGDIHVWFAGHREFASVNAPHKAAIVLLQFSEQGGRMVTADAMGLVTGWRCDGQYQFLTMFSHDLREVLLLICFRRTVESEVREEMANLAKAAVAGDENALDTLTNWRPRTAARSMTHSGVRDNHCFYACTQGGVVYYINQGGACVEVMKCGSLPPIVQMLWHPKKDAVICLMEDLTVTLFLVESTGILTELDRVKMSGRGGGRQGGITWSGNSLAIITGDLFVRIWDIERSDNYLLKMDLPSGNQLGASLTSLSNGTMSSSNQFFSHDSSESSSVPRKTPKYGQMNGEIFTCLAYSSTGQTLCAGTSQGNLFTWKRSGSRLVSAPEDAWQLTNISSVRGAIRSCEWGFNELAKPCMLVNCLSNVFMLKEQPLLAVHTRELWAVQRSAKSVQLTHCSGRETTVQSEFAATALALNELSLVMSNGRSISSYSLQKVLEKSPDEFDEILENVEGAAPPTTASTATPLSVKLLQTFPAECLSLDLYNQNIFCLASSDIMVYSVGGVVLHRIQASDIEGKIIGMDLSGCYLSVFTMNGYVKAYDVSRHDPKLLFPSKSGHDIFDDFGEFILVKCNSLGSHLAMVIANSHFTPISALFCWDFERNNLFDYDLLEQEASSKKEISSSSLPVRIFWDAEEPRLLAMEVKSMMQKSAPQKNSPQPVHFVQSKILLLFYSEKGSLNLLEAQPMSPGSQLLNLCVPNVIRLKINAMEEQPLQDFADLQQCDPVTRKQVLNFSLYVAEGNMDMAYRSIRSIQSKVIWTNLAKMCVHTNRLDVAKVCMGHLEQARSVRALRQAIEDDDLETEAKVAVLAIELGMIEEAKDLYRRCKRFDLLNKLLQSIGHLDEALQLAETEDRIHLKHTYYQKAQELRERGDIKGALEFFEKTQNPAQNITQLLLENPAAMKRYIQTTSDPKLLKWWGQYIESSGDMDAALAVYHKAEDWFSQVKILCYLGKISKADAIARQSGDRAACYHLARHYENVGKFQEAIMFFTRAQTFSNAIRICKENDFQEELWTVASSSRQRDKAIAAAYFEECGNFKHAVELYHRAGMLHKALEMAFESQQPEILEIIASDLVPESDAELINRCADFFCSIEQFQKAVHLLAKTRHLERALSICLEKGVPVTEELAEMLTPEKGEFEEGTRIHILVQLGELLQQQGDYHSATKKFTQAGDKIRAMKSLLKSGNTDKIIFFANMSRQREVYIMAANYLQALDWQSDAQVLKHIVTFYTKGQAFDSLANFYAICAQIEIEEFQDYGKALTAMQEASKCLEKLSHAQHVYNNLQRTVADVKAILEIQQALREGDHQMVIGSCRSMLIKPELPPIRHAHILSMLVRALVYAKDYSEAGKALKQLAVKDSSWSASGLLDRAIVHKIAQECDLDFDLIWNSGRQVTASTSGTAATGMSSTSAMTTSEDDEADDEEITEELH; from the exons ATGACACTGTATTTCGACACGAAAATAGAGTTCCTGGACTCGGATGCAGTTAGCACGATTAGCAGTTGGCATCCCAGTGAGCCGCTCTTCGCAGTGGCCTCTTTCAGTCCCGAAAGAGGAGGATCCGTTACCATTTTTGCGGATACG GGTGAGCCCCAGCGCGATGTAACCTATCCGGTGCACGCCTCCTCACAGGCAACTGCCCTATGCTGGCATCCGGAGAAGGCACTCCTGGCCAGCGGCTGGGAGCACGGAGACATCCACGTGTGGTTCGCCGGTCACCGGGAGTTCGCAAGCGTGAACGCACCCCACAAGGCGGCCATCGTCCTGCTGCAGTTTAGCGAGCAGGGAGGACGGATGGTGACCGCAGATGCCATGGGGCTGGTAACCGGATGGCGCTGCGATGGTCAGTACCAGTTCCTGACCATGTTCTCGCACGATCTGCGGGAGGTGCTGCTCCTGATCTGCTTCCGACGGACGGTAGAGAGCGAGGTGCGCGAGGAGATGGCCAATCTCGCCAAGGCAGCGGTAGCCGGCGATGAGAACGCTCTGGACACCCTGACCAACTGGAGGCCCAGGACTGCAGCCCGAAGCATGACCCACTCGGGAGTGAGGGACAACCACTGCTTCTACGCCTGCACCCAGGGAGGGGTGGTGTACTACATCAACCAAGGAGGCGCGTGCGTGGAGGTGATGAAGTGCGGCTCCCTGCCGCCCATCGTCCAGATGTTGTGGCACCCCAAAAA AGATGCGGTTATTTGCCTGATGGAGGACCTGACAGTGACTCTGTTTTTGGTCGAGTCCACTGGAATTCTCACGGAGTTGGACCGCGTCAAGATGAGTGGAAGAGGAGGAGGTCGGCAGGGAGGCATCACCTGGTCGGGAAACTCTCTGGCCATCATCACAGGCGACCTCTTTGTGCGCATTTGGGATATCGAAAGGAGTGACAACTACCTTCTGAAAATGGATCTGCCCAGTGGCAACCAGCTGGGTGCATCCCTGACCAGCTTGAGCAATGGCACCATGTCCTCGTCGAACCAGTTTTTCAGCCACGACAGCAGCGAGAGCAGCAGTGTGCCCCGCAAGACGCCAAAGTACGGTCAGATGAACGGAGAAATCTTCACCTGCCTGGCCTACAGCTCCACGGGTCAGACCCTGTGTGCGGGAACATCTCAAGGGAACCTCTTCACCTGGAAAAGGAGTGGCAGCCGGCTGGTGAGTGCCCCTGAGGATGCCTGGCAGCTGACGAATATATCCTCGGTGCGAGGAGCCATCCGTAGCTGCGAGTGGGGATTCAATGAGCTGGCCAAGCCCTGCATGCTGGTCAACTGTCTGTCCAACGTGTTCATGCTGAAGGAGCAGCCTCTTCTGGCAGTTCACACCCGGGAACTCTGGGCAGTTCAGAGGTCGGCAAAATCGGTGCAGTTGACGCACTGCAGCGGTCGGGAGACCACTGTTCAGTCGGAATTCGCAGCAACCGCCTTGGCCTTAAACGAACTGAGTCTGGTGATGAGCAATGGTAGGAGCATATCATCTTACAGTCTGCAGAAGGTTCTAGAGAAGAGCCCGGACGAGTTTGACGAGATCCTGGAGAACGTGGAGGGCGCCGCCCCGCCCACAACGGCATCCACGGCCACTCCTTTGAGTGTGAAGCTTCTCCAGACCTTCCCCGCCGAGTGTCTATCCTTGGATCTGTACAACCAGAACATATTTTGCCTGGCGAGCAGTGACATAATGGTCTACTCCGTGGGAGGAGTGGTGCTCCACCGAATACAAGCCAGCGATATTGAGGGGAAAATCATCGGAATGGATCTGAGTGGCTGCTATCTCTCGGTTTTTACCATGAATGGCTATGTGAAAGCCTACGATGTTTCCCGGCATGATCCCAAGCTGCTTTTCCCGAGCAAGTCTGGTCACGACATCTTCGACGACTTCGGGGAGTTCATCCTGGTCAAGTGCAACAGTTTGGGAAGCCACTTGGCCATGGTGATAGCCAACAGCCACTTCACCCCCATATCGGCATTGTTCTGCTGGGACTTTGAGCGCAACAACCTATTTGATTATGATTTACTGGAGCAAGAAGCCAGTTCTAAGAAGGAGATCTCCTCATCTAGTCTGCCGGTGCGGATCTTCTGGGATGCCGAGGAACCGCGACTCCTGGCAATGGAGGTCAAGTCCATGATGCAGAAGAGTGCGCCTCAGAAGAACTCGCCTCAACCCGTGCACTTTGTTCAGTCAAAGATATTACTGTTATTCTACTCGGAGAAAGGAAGTCTCAATCTTTTGGAAGCGCAACCCATGAGCCCAGGCTCCCAGTTGTTGAACTTATGTGTGCCCAACGTGATCCGGCTAAAGATCAATGCAATGGAGGAGCAACCTCTTCAGGATTTCGCAGATCTGCAGCAATGCGACCCAGTTACAAGGAAGCAAGTCCTGAACTTCAGTCTCTATGTGGCCGAAGGAAACATGGATATGGCCTACCGCAGCATTCGCTCCATTCAATCCAAAGTGATCTGGACCAACCTGGCAAAGATGTGCGTGCACACAAATCGCCTGGATGTGGCCAAAGTCTGCATGGGCCACTTGGAGCAAGCCCGCTCCGTCCGAGCTCTTCGGCAAGCCATTGAAGATGATGATCTGGAAACCGAAGCCAAGGTAGCCGTGTTGGCCATCGAACTGGGGATGATTGAGGAGGCGAAGGATCTCTATCGCCGATGCAAGCGCTTCGATTTGCTGAACAAACTTCTCCAGTCCATTGGCCACTTGGATGAGGCACTGCAGCTGGCCGAGACCGAGGACCGGATTCATCTGAAGCACACTTACTACCAGAAGGCTCAGGAACTGCGGGAAAGAGGCGACATCAAGGGAGCCCTGGAATTCTTCGAGAAGACGCAGAATCCGGCGCAGAATATCACGCAACTCCTGCTGGAGAATCCGGCGGCCATGAAGCGCTACATCCAGACCACCAGCGATCCCAAGCTGCTCAAGTGGTGGGGCCAGTATATCGAGAGCTCCGGGGACATGGATGCTGCTTTGGCTGTCTACCACAAGGCGGAGGATTGGTTCTCGCAG GTGAAGATCCTCTGCTACCTGGGCAAGATCTCCAAGGCAGATGCCATCGCCAGGCAATCGGGAGACCGAGCTGCCTGCTATCACCTGGCGAGGCACTACGAGAATGTGGGAAAGTTCCAGGAGGCCATTATGTTCTTCACGCGTGCTCAGACCTTCAGCAATGCGATCCGCATCTGCAAGGAGAACGACTTTCAGGAGGAGCTCTGGACAGTGGCCAGCTCATCTAGGCAAAGGGACAAGGCTATAGCAGCTGCCTATTTCGAGGAGTGCGGGAACTTCAAGCACGCCGTGGAGCTCTACCATCGAGCTGGGATGCTTCATAAGGCCCTGGAGATGGCCTTCGAGTCGCAGCAGCCGGAAATCCTGGAGATCATTGCTTCTGACCTTGTTCCCGAGTCCGATGCCGAGTTGATCAACCGCTGTGCCGACTTCTTCTGCAGCATCGAGCAATTTCAGAAGGCTGTGCACTTGCTGGCCAAGACCAGGCACCTGGAGAGAGCTTTGAGCATATGCCTGGAGAAGGGCGTGCCCGTAACGGAAGAGCTGGCCGAGATGCTCACCCCGGAAAAGGGAGAGTTCGAGGAGGGCACGCGAATCCACATCCTGGTGCAGTTGGGCGAGCTGCTCCAGCAGCAGGGTGACTACCACAGCGCCACCAAGAAGTTCACCCAGGCCGGGGACAAAATCCGCGCCATGAAGAGTCTTCTAAAATCGGGCAACACGGACAAGATTATTTTCTTTGCCAACATGTCCAGGCAACGAGAGGTCTACATCATGGCAGCCAACTATCTGCAAGCATTGGACTGGCAATCGGATGCCCAGGTGCTCAAGCATATCGTGACCTTCTACACAAAGGGGCAGGCCTTTGATTCCCTGGCTAATTTCTACGCGATATGCGCCCAGATCGAAATCGAGGAGTTCCAGGACTACGGAAAGGCTCTGACTGCCATGCAGGAGGCCTCCAAGTGTTTGGAGAAGCTCAGCCACGCCCAGCACGTCTACAACAATCTACAGCGCACGGTGGCGGATGTCAAGGCGATCCTGGAGATCCAGCAGGCCCTGCGGGAGGGCGATCACCAAATGGTCATTGGATCCTGCCGCAGCATGCTAA TTAAGCCGGAGCTGCCGCCTATCCGCCACGCCCACATCTTGTCCATGCTAGTTCGAGCGCTTGTGTACGCCAAGGACTACTCCGAGGCGGGAAAAGCTTTGAAGCAGCTGGCCGTGAAGGACAGCTCGTGGAGCGCCTCGGGCCTCCTTGATCGGGCCATCGTGCACAAAATAGCTCAGGAATGCGACTTGGATTTCGATCTCATCTGGAATTCCGGTCGCCAGGTGACCGCCTCCACAAGCGGCACAGCCGCCACTGGAATGAGCAGCACATCGGCCATGACGACGAGCGAGGATGACGAGGCCGATGACGAGGAGATCACCGAGGAGCTGCATTAG